The Prunus dulcis chromosome 5, ALMONDv2, whole genome shotgun sequence genomic sequence TTGACAAAACCTGCAAACAAACACCCAATTATGATGTTTGTGTCTCTACTCTTAACTCAGACCCTCGAAGCACCGGTGCAGATGTCAAAGGCTTAGGCCTCATCATGGTTGATGCAGTTAAGGATAAGGCAACCGGTGCTCTGAATAAAGCCGACGAGCTGCTTAAGCAGAGCCCAGGAGATCAAGCCTTACTCTCTTGCGTCAAAACATACAATGAGGTTTTGCAAAATGATGTCCCACAAGGCAGTCAAGCTTTCACTCAAGGTGATTCTAAGTCGGCAGAGCAAGGCATGAATGATATTGC encodes the following:
- the LOC117629023 gene encoding cell wall / vacuolar inhibitor of fructosidase 1-like gives rise to the protein MNNLISLAFIFLIQVSLLPASQCRVYLPMDASLIDKTCKQTPNYDVCVSTLNSDPRSTGADVKGLGLIMVDAVKDKATGALNKADELLKQSPGDQALLSCVKTYNEVLQNDVPQGSQAFTQGDSKSAEQGMNDIATEADSCESGFSSSSPLVDNNKALLDVAAVAAAIARTLP